From Eubalaena glacialis isolate mEubGla1 chromosome 17, mEubGla1.1.hap2.+ XY, whole genome shotgun sequence, a single genomic window includes:
- the LOC133077002 gene encoding AP-3 complex subunit sigma-2-like: MTAVQPLFPTPKKCLKIEVTSKRNAWLMSLLHGVGLEVDSPNATEEERTGNSYVVQFQMMEHVGLFFRLHGLRKTSLDVNTEITQMLELSDKDFKAAFIKKLPQVVVEGEALWKQLVVKGVWQAKRIQAILVFNNHGKPWLVCFYQRFPEEIQQQIIREIFRLVLKWDDNIRNFLEGGSLIGGSDYKLIYQHYATLYFVFCGDSSESELGILDLIQDLVETLDKSFENVCELDLIFHMDKVSYILQEVVMGRMVLEINMNEIVAQTEAQNRLEKSEGGLSAAPAWAVSTLKNISLLEMPRIINTGDLNIKVPNLSQFV; the protein is encoded by the exons AGCTTGCTGCATGGTGTCGGACTGGAAGTGGATTCTCCCAATGCAACGGAAGAAGAACGCACTGGAAATAGTTACGTGGTACAGTTTCAGATGATGGAGCATGTTGGGCTTTTCTTTAGATTGCATGGTTTACG AAAGACATCATTAGATGTCAACACTGAAAtaacacagatgttagaattatctgacaaggattttaaagcagccttCATTAAAAAGCTTCCACAG GTTGTAGTGGAAGGAGAGGCTCTCTGGAAGCAGCTGGTGGTGAAAGGAGTGTGGCAGGCAAAGAGGATTCAGGCAATCCTGGTTTTCAATAACCACGGGAAGCCGTGGCTTGTCTGCTTCTACCAGCGTTTCCCAGAAGAAATTCAACAGCAGATTATTCGAGAGATCTTCCGTCTAGTTCTCAAATGGGATGACAACATCCGTAACTTCTTGGAGGGTGGAAGTTTGATTGGTGGGTCTGACTACAAACTGATTTATCAGCATTATGCTACCCTCTACTTTGTATTTTGTGGGGATTCATCAGAGAGTGAACTTGGGATCTTGGACCTCATCCAGGATCTTGTGGAGACTCTGGACAAGTCTTTCGAAAATGTTTGTGAATTGGATTTGATCTTCCATATGGATAAGGTGAGCTACATTCTTCAGGAGGTGGTGATGGGTAGGATGGTGTTGGAAATAAACATGAATGAAATCGTGGCTCAGACTGAAGCTCAGAACAGGCTGGAGAAATCTGAGGGTGGCCTTTCAGCAGCGCCCGCCTGGGCCGTGTCCACCTTGAAAAACATCAGCCTGCTGGAGATGCCTCGGATTATCAACACTGGCGATCTCAACATCAAGGTCCCCAACCTGTCGCAGTTTGTCTGA